The Burkholderia cepacia genome includes a region encoding these proteins:
- a CDS encoding (2Fe-2S) ferredoxin domain-containing protein, with protein sequence MDSYYQHHVFFCLNQREPGAERPSCAQCDAQTMQEYAKKRVKELGLAGPGKVRINKAGCLDRCEEGPVMVVYPEGTWYTYVDQADIDEIVESHLRDGKVVDRLKI encoded by the coding sequence ATGGATTCCTACTACCAGCACCACGTCTTCTTCTGCCTGAACCAGCGCGAACCGGGCGCCGAACGCCCGAGCTGCGCGCAATGCGACGCGCAGACCATGCAGGAATACGCGAAAAAGCGCGTGAAGGAACTCGGCCTCGCCGGGCCCGGCAAGGTTCGCATCAACAAGGCCGGTTGCCTCGACCGCTGCGAGGAAGGGCCGGTGATGGTCGTGTATCCGGAAGGCACGTGGTACACGTACGTCGACCAGGCCGACATCGACGAGATCGTCGAATCGCACCTGCGCGACGGCAAGGTCGTCGACCGCCTGAAGATCTGA
- a CDS encoding tetratricopeptide repeat protein, whose amino-acid sequence MQPIRTMRPAEAGFAPAARRVLRAKLPPAALLAAVAAIAAAAVAASGWLGAGPAPSAAQLDEWQAMVTQATEPHALAQLRDLARAGSADAQAALGIALVDAREPGLRDEGRGWLETAAQASGATQAPAARRAQLALGKALLLGSSDMPKDYARARTLLGEAAAQGDPAAAYYLGLIYRSGYGVATDPVQAAHWFEVASRADIPAADFMLANAYRDGSGVPRDDTRALALYRRAAEHELPEAVQTLAMAYRNGELGLKPDADEFHAQWIETAHALKHPVVAP is encoded by the coding sequence ATGCAACCGATCCGCACCATGCGGCCCGCCGAGGCGGGCTTTGCGCCGGCCGCGCGGCGCGTGCTGCGCGCGAAACTCCCGCCGGCCGCGCTGCTCGCGGCGGTGGCGGCAATCGCCGCCGCCGCAGTCGCGGCGAGCGGCTGGCTCGGCGCCGGCCCCGCGCCGAGCGCCGCGCAGCTCGACGAGTGGCAGGCGATGGTCACGCAGGCCACCGAGCCGCACGCGCTCGCGCAGCTGCGCGACCTCGCGCGCGCCGGTTCCGCCGATGCACAGGCGGCGCTCGGCATCGCGCTCGTCGACGCACGCGAACCGGGGCTGCGCGACGAGGGGCGCGGCTGGCTGGAAACGGCCGCGCAAGCGAGCGGCGCGACGCAGGCACCGGCTGCGCGCCGCGCGCAGCTCGCGCTCGGCAAGGCGTTGCTGCTCGGCAGCAGCGACATGCCGAAGGACTATGCACGCGCCCGCACGCTGCTCGGCGAAGCGGCCGCGCAGGGCGACCCGGCCGCCGCGTATTACCTCGGGCTGATCTATCGCAGCGGTTACGGCGTCGCCACCGATCCCGTGCAGGCCGCGCACTGGTTCGAGGTCGCGTCGCGCGCGGACATCCCGGCCGCGGACTTCATGCTCGCAAACGCGTACCGCGACGGCAGCGGCGTGCCGCGCGACGACACACGCGCACTCGCGCTGTATCGCCGGGCCGCCGAGCACGAGTTGCCGGAAGCCGTGCAGACGCTCGCGATGGCCTATCGCAACGGCGAGCTCGGGCTCAAGCCCGACGCGGACGAATTCCACGCGCAGTGGATCGAAACCGCGCATGCGCTGAAGCATCCGGTCGTCGCGCCGTAA
- a CDS encoding ABC-type transport auxiliary lipoprotein family protein — protein sequence MQEHAMPRILDRALRPAAAALAVLTLSLAAGCAGNSAALSNVRYDLGPATSVVTAGTGPALKVLDVAAPDALDSDKFAYRLAYVDAQHVAVYRDSRWTAPPAQLLTQRLRGALSSRGTVLEGADGVRAPTLKVDLNEFEQVFDGQSQSHGAVTARATLTLDGKVLGQRTFVARAPSSTPDAAGGARALAAASDELVSQIAAWVGMQAYAGTP from the coding sequence ATGCAGGAACACGCCATGCCACGAATCCTTGACCGCGCGCTGCGTCCGGCCGCGGCCGCGCTTGCCGTGCTGACGCTGTCGCTCGCGGCCGGCTGCGCCGGCAACAGCGCGGCGCTGTCGAATGTCCGCTACGACCTCGGGCCGGCCACGTCGGTCGTGACCGCGGGCACGGGGCCCGCGCTGAAGGTGCTCGACGTCGCCGCGCCCGACGCGCTCGACTCCGACAAATTCGCGTACCGCCTCGCGTACGTGGACGCGCAGCACGTGGCCGTCTATCGCGACAGCCGCTGGACGGCGCCGCCCGCACAACTGCTCACGCAGCGGCTGCGCGGCGCGCTGTCGTCGCGCGGCACGGTGCTCGAAGGGGCCGACGGCGTGCGCGCGCCGACCCTCAAGGTCGACCTGAACGAATTCGAGCAGGTGTTCGACGGCCAGTCGCAGAGCCACGGCGCCGTCACCGCGCGCGCGACGCTGACGCTCGACGGCAAGGTGCTCGGCCAGCGCACGTTCGTCGCGCGAGCGCCGTCGAGCACGCCCGACGCGGCCGGCGGCGCCCGCGCGCTCGCGGCGGCGAGCGACGAGCTCGTGTCGCAGATCGCCGCATGGGTCGGCATGCAGGCGTACGCGGGCACGCCGTGA
- a CDS encoding VanZ family protein gives MSATGTPRASPLARQAFAAYAALVVYASLYPFAGWMSLGIGPFDYLFAPMQRYVTAFDVVTNVLGYLPFGALGVLALHPRWRGVAATLIAAGLGVLLSGAMEALQTYLPTRVASNLDLAANALGALLGAALVAPATGALLDRGALRRLRFAWFEDDGATPLLLAGLWPFAILFPSPFLFGIGDWPAALWERADASMQDALLAWLPAAWRVSAWPERVDGWLSDSAWEAALGGLMLFAALAIASLAMRPRAPRIRLLVALVAATLVLKAAATFMQSATGLVVVWATPGARLGIELGFAAALVALHVPDAWRAALAAAALVAGVALVNLLPVNPFFDFTLSGWRQGRYVHFNSLARWLAWIWPYAALIWLGQRVEHAWLPAAQPGRPRR, from the coding sequence ATGAGCGCGACCGGCACGCCTCGCGCATCGCCGCTCGCGCGGCAGGCCTTTGCCGCTTACGCGGCACTCGTCGTCTATGCGTCGCTGTATCCGTTCGCAGGCTGGATGTCGCTCGGCATCGGGCCGTTCGACTACCTGTTCGCACCGATGCAGCGCTACGTGACCGCATTCGACGTCGTCACGAACGTGCTCGGCTACCTGCCGTTCGGCGCGCTCGGCGTGCTCGCGCTGCACCCGCGCTGGCGCGGCGTGGCCGCGACGCTGATCGCGGCCGGGCTCGGCGTGCTGCTGTCGGGCGCGATGGAAGCGCTGCAAACCTACCTGCCGACGCGCGTCGCGTCGAATCTCGATCTCGCGGCCAACGCGCTCGGCGCGCTGCTGGGGGCCGCGCTCGTCGCGCCCGCCACCGGTGCGCTGCTCGATCGCGGCGCGCTGCGCCGGCTGCGCTTCGCGTGGTTCGAGGACGACGGTGCGACGCCGCTGCTGCTCGCCGGGCTGTGGCCGTTCGCGATCCTGTTCCCTTCGCCGTTCCTGTTCGGCATCGGCGACTGGCCGGCCGCGCTGTGGGAGCGTGCCGACGCGTCGATGCAGGACGCGCTGCTCGCGTGGCTGCCGGCCGCGTGGCGCGTGTCGGCATGGCCCGAGCGCGTCGACGGCTGGCTGTCCGACTCCGCGTGGGAGGCCGCGCTCGGCGGGCTGATGCTGTTCGCCGCGCTGGCGATCGCGTCGCTCGCGATGCGGCCGCGCGCACCGCGCATCCGGCTGCTGGTCGCGCTCGTCGCCGCGACGCTCGTGCTGAAGGCGGCCGCGACCTTCATGCAGTCGGCCACCGGCCTCGTCGTCGTATGGGCGACGCCCGGCGCGCGGCTCGGGATCGAGCTCGGCTTCGCGGCCGCGCTCGTCGCGCTGCACGTGCCCGACGCGTGGCGGGCCGCGCTCGCCGCCGCCGCGCTCGTCGCGGGCGTCGCGCTCGTGAACCTGCTGCCCGTCAACCCGTTCTTCGACTTCACGCTGTCGGGCTGGCGGCAGGGCCGCTACGTGCACTTCAACAGCCTCGCACGCTGGCTCGCGTGGATCTGGCCTTACGCGGCGCTGATCTGGCTCGGCCAGCGCGTCGAGCACGCATGGCTGCCGGCCGCCCAGCCCGGACGGCCGCGCCGGTGA
- a CDS encoding MlaD family protein yields the protein MENKSHAFWAGLFTIALTLAIAGTVFWFNVDRTVRVPYDLLARTNVTGLFPDAAVRFRGLDVGKVQSIGFDRAHPGQIRIRILVDHDAPITQSTYGSLGFQGVTGIAFVQLEDTGRDLAPLPSSPKAIAQIPMRPSLFDQIQERGDVLLRQLELAAKSANALMSPEMREQLRATAESLQHAADGATTLSKQLAPAVAALPETMHQVDRAMASANTLLQPNGALVSNLNKAGTAAEQVGVALNDLNARVQYDTLPRFNALAGSVGDASRQLKDVAGELGRNPRSLLFGSPGAAPGPGEAGFVWPGATAGQ from the coding sequence ATGGAAAACAAATCACATGCGTTCTGGGCCGGCCTGTTCACGATCGCGCTGACGCTCGCGATCGCGGGCACCGTGTTCTGGTTCAATGTCGACCGCACCGTGCGCGTGCCGTACGACCTGCTCGCGCGCACCAACGTGACGGGGCTGTTCCCGGACGCGGCCGTGCGCTTTCGCGGCCTCGACGTCGGCAAGGTGCAGTCGATCGGCTTCGACCGTGCGCACCCCGGCCAGATCCGGATCCGGATCCTCGTCGACCACGACGCGCCGATCACGCAGTCGACCTACGGCAGCCTCGGCTTCCAGGGCGTGACGGGGATCGCGTTCGTGCAGCTCGAGGACACGGGCCGCGACCTGGCGCCGCTGCCGTCGTCGCCGAAGGCGATCGCGCAGATCCCGATGCGGCCGAGCCTGTTCGACCAGATCCAGGAGCGCGGCGACGTGCTGCTGCGGCAGCTCGAGCTGGCCGCGAAAAGCGCGAACGCGCTGATGTCGCCGGAGATGCGCGAGCAGTTGCGCGCGACCGCCGAAAGCCTGCAGCACGCGGCCGACGGCGCGACGACGCTGTCGAAGCAGCTCGCGCCGGCGGTGGCCGCGCTGCCGGAGACGATGCACCAGGTCGACCGCGCGATGGCGTCGGCGAATACGCTGCTGCAGCCGAACGGCGCGCTCGTGTCGAACCTGAACAAGGCCGGCACGGCCGCCGAGCAGGTCGGCGTCGCGCTGAACGATCTCAACGCGCGCGTGCAGTACGACACGCTGCCGCGTTTCAATGCGCTGGCCGGCAGCGTCGGCGATGCGTCGCGGCAATTGAAGGACGTGGCCGGTGAACTTGGCCGCAACCCGCGCAGTCTGTTGTTCGGCTCGCCCGGCGCGGCGCCGGGGCCCGGCGAAGCGGGCTTCGTCTGGCCGGGCGCGACGGCCGGGCAGTGA
- a CDS encoding MlaE family ABC transporter permease, with amino-acid sequence MDFETPPGLSVDAGGQGQTVRLTGQWTALALARNRGVVARRVAGLAKGRVSEWDLSGIERLDHVGGQALWRVWGRKLPAGVALSATQRTIFERIERLDSEREAPERVVRVDPVTRLGQAIFRFGEHLQGGIALFGLVILDALSVLRRPQTMPWKETSANIYSAGAQALPITALVAFLIGIVLSYLSAQQLQMFGANRYIVNILGLSVIRELGPVLSAILVAGRSGSAITAQIGVMRVTEELDAMRVMGIPHGLRLILPRVLALGVAMPLLVMWTNIIALTGGALAAKLVLGIDVNYFVRSLPGVVPIANLYIGVGKGVVFGMLIALVACHFGFRIKANSQSLGEGTTTSVVTSITVVILADAVFAILFQNVGLG; translated from the coding sequence TTGGACTTCGAGACTCCTCCCGGCCTGTCGGTCGACGCCGGCGGCCAGGGCCAGACGGTGCGCCTGACCGGCCAGTGGACCGCGCTCGCGCTTGCACGCAATCGCGGCGTCGTCGCGCGCCGGGTCGCGGGGCTCGCGAAAGGCCGCGTGAGCGAATGGGATCTGTCCGGCATCGAGCGGCTCGACCACGTCGGCGGCCAGGCGCTGTGGCGCGTGTGGGGCCGCAAGCTGCCGGCCGGCGTCGCGCTGAGCGCCACGCAGCGCACGATCTTCGAGCGCATCGAGCGGCTCGACAGCGAGCGCGAGGCGCCCGAGCGCGTCGTGCGCGTCGATCCCGTCACGCGGCTCGGCCAGGCGATCTTCCGGTTCGGCGAGCACCTGCAGGGCGGCATCGCGCTGTTCGGCCTCGTGATCCTCGATGCGCTGTCGGTGTTGCGCCGTCCGCAGACGATGCCGTGGAAGGAGACCTCCGCGAACATCTACAGCGCGGGCGCCCAGGCGCTGCCGATCACCGCGCTCGTCGCGTTCCTGATCGGCATCGTGCTCAGCTACCTGTCCGCGCAGCAGCTGCAGATGTTCGGCGCGAACCGCTACATCGTGAACATCCTCGGGCTGTCGGTGATCCGCGAGCTCGGCCCGGTGCTGTCGGCCATCCTCGTCGCGGGCCGCTCCGGCTCGGCGATCACCGCGCAGATCGGCGTGATGCGCGTGACCGAGGAGCTCGATGCGATGCGCGTGATGGGCATCCCGCACGGGCTGCGGCTGATCCTGCCGCGCGTGCTCGCGCTCGGCGTCGCGATGCCGCTGCTCGTGATGTGGACCAACATCATCGCGCTGACGGGCGGCGCGCTCGCCGCAAAGCTGGTGCTCGGGATCGACGTCAACTATTTCGTGCGCTCGCTGCCGGGTGTCGTGCCGATCGCGAACCTGTACATCGGGGTCGGCAAGGGCGTCGTGTTCGGCATGCTGATCGCGCTGGTCGCCTGCCATTTCGGCTTCCGGATCAAGGCGAACTCGCAGAGTCTCGGCGAAGGCACGACCACGTCGGTCGTGACGTCGATCACGGTCGTGATCCTCGCCGACGCGGTGTTCGCGATCCTGTTCCAGAACGTGGGGCTCGGATGA
- a CDS encoding D-alanyl-D-alanine carboxypeptidase family protein, whose translation MRLSSQGLKSLASSIAFGTAARNVALGVMLPVALASTIVVAEAKPAAKAKAAHAAPAAEQFTGAPATYMPGAVPPPGVNARSWVLVDATSNTVLASGNADERVEPASLTKLMTAYLVFEALDKKKISMEQIVTPSEAVRRVGRDESRMFIEANKPVSVHDLVYGMIIQSGNDAAIALAELVGGSEGQFVTMMNDEAARLGMKGTHFADVNGMPDPNHYTTAGDLAKLSAHLIRDFPQYYSIFSEKEFKYNNIRQGNRNRLLWLDPTVDGLKTGHTQAAGYCLIASAKRAIPGVDGQRRLVSVMMGEQKESERTQDSMKMLNYGYSAFDSVRLFKGGQAMSTPRIYKGKENTVQVGVKGDQWATVPRGLGDKVKTEVDVNAPLIAPLAEGQQVGTVKIVADGKTLSEFPVVALQAVPEAGIFGRIWDSILLMFSKKK comes from the coding sequence ATGCGTCTGTCTTCCCAAGGCCTCAAGTCCCTCGCTTCCTCCATCGCCTTCGGCACCGCCGCGCGCAACGTCGCGCTCGGCGTGATGCTGCCTGTCGCGCTCGCGTCGACGATCGTCGTCGCCGAGGCGAAGCCGGCCGCCAAGGCCAAGGCCGCGCATGCGGCGCCGGCCGCCGAGCAGTTCACCGGCGCGCCCGCGACCTACATGCCGGGCGCGGTGCCGCCGCCGGGCGTGAATGCGCGGTCGTGGGTGCTCGTCGATGCGACCAGCAACACGGTGCTCGCGTCGGGCAATGCCGATGAACGCGTCGAGCCCGCATCGCTGACGAAGCTGATGACGGCGTACCTCGTGTTCGAGGCGCTCGACAAGAAGAAGATCTCGATGGAGCAGATCGTCACGCCGAGCGAGGCCGTGCGCCGCGTCGGCCGCGACGAGTCGCGCATGTTCATCGAGGCGAACAAGCCGGTGTCGGTGCACGACCTCGTGTACGGGATGATCATCCAGTCGGGCAACGACGCCGCGATCGCGCTGGCCGAACTGGTCGGCGGCAGCGAAGGGCAGTTCGTCACGATGATGAACGACGAGGCGGCGCGCCTCGGCATGAAGGGCACGCACTTCGCCGACGTGAACGGCATGCCCGACCCGAACCACTACACGACGGCCGGCGACCTCGCGAAGCTGTCCGCCCACCTGATCCGCGATTTTCCGCAGTACTACAGCATCTTCTCGGAGAAGGAATTCAAGTACAACAACATCCGCCAGGGCAACCGCAACCGTCTGCTGTGGCTCGACCCGACGGTCGACGGCCTGAAGACGGGCCATACGCAGGCGGCCGGCTACTGCCTGATCGCGTCGGCGAAGCGCGCGATCCCGGGTGTGGACGGCCAGCGCCGCCTGGTGTCGGTGATGATGGGCGAGCAGAAGGAAAGCGAGCGCACGCAGGACAGCATGAAGATGCTGAACTACGGCTACAGCGCGTTCGATTCGGTGCGCCTGTTCAAGGGCGGCCAGGCGATGTCGACGCCGCGCATCTACAAGGGCAAGGAAAATACCGTGCAGGTGGGCGTGAAGGGCGACCAGTGGGCGACCGTGCCGCGCGGCCTCGGCGACAAGGTCAAGACGGAAGTCGACGTCAACGCGCCGCTGATCGCGCCGCTCGCGGAAGGCCAGCAGGTCGGCACCGTGAAGATCGTCGCCGACGGCAAGACGCTGTCCGAATTCCCGGTCGTCGCACTGCAGGCCGTGCCGGAAGCGGGTATCTTCGGGCGTATCTGGGACTCGATCCTGCTGATGTTCAGCAAGAAGAAGTAA
- a CDS encoding ABC transporter ATP-binding protein, producing the protein MNASNETTAHAAAIGAGSVGERPAAAAGPGDLVIEVRNLTKRYGRNIIHQKLDFDVRRGEIVSIVGGSGSGKTTLVRQILGLERPTSGTIKVFGEDTATIDDASARMMRTRSGMLFQQGALFSSMTVFDNVAQPLRELGRVPPDLLHDIVMLKLEMVGLPCKHASKMPAALSGGMVKRVGIARAIALEPELLFLDEPTAGLDPQASDEFVELIATLHRTLGLTVVMVTHDLDTMVALSTRVAVLADRKVLVAAPVEEAANVDHPFIHEYFLGLRGRRALQALPPERRAKLPKAALEPALSSVEL; encoded by the coding sequence ATGAACGCATCGAACGAAACGACCGCGCACGCCGCGGCCATCGGTGCCGGGTCGGTCGGCGAGCGGCCGGCCGCGGCGGCCGGTCCCGGCGACCTCGTGATCGAGGTGCGCAACCTGACCAAGCGCTACGGGCGCAACATCATTCACCAGAAGCTCGACTTCGACGTGCGGCGCGGCGAGATCGTGTCGATCGTCGGCGGCTCGGGCTCCGGCAAGACCACGCTCGTGCGGCAGATCCTCGGCCTCGAGCGGCCGACGTCGGGCACGATCAAGGTATTCGGCGAGGATACGGCGACGATCGACGACGCGAGCGCGCGGATGATGCGCACGCGTTCCGGGATGCTGTTCCAGCAGGGCGCGCTGTTCTCGTCGATGACGGTGTTCGACAACGTCGCGCAGCCGCTGCGCGAGCTCGGCCGCGTGCCGCCGGACCTGCTGCACGACATCGTGATGCTCAAGCTCGAGATGGTCGGGCTGCCGTGCAAGCACGCGTCGAAGATGCCGGCCGCGCTGTCGGGCGGGATGGTCAAGCGGGTCGGCATCGCGCGCGCGATCGCGCTCGAGCCCGAGCTGCTGTTCCTCGACGAGCCGACGGCCGGACTCGATCCGCAGGCGTCCGACGAATTCGTCGAGCTGATCGCGACGCTCCACCGCACGCTCGGGCTGACCGTCGTGATGGTGACGCACGATCTCGACACGATGGTCGCGCTGTCGACGCGCGTCGCGGTGCTGGCCGACCGCAAGGTGCTGGTCGCCGCGCCGGTGGAGGAGGCCGCGAACGTCGACCATCCGTTCATCCACGAATATTTCCTGGGGCTGCGCGGGCGCCGCGCATTGCAGGCGCTGCCGCCCGAGCGGCGCGCGAAGCTGCCGAAGGCGGCCCTCGAACCGGCGCTGTCGAGCGTCGAGCTGTAG
- a CDS encoding alpha/beta hydrolase, giving the protein MNVHTQKSLIAGPVGQIEIAVDLPDAVREGGAAPRGIALVAHPHPLFGGTMDNKVAQTLARTLVQLNYVVFRSNFRGVGATEGVHDNGIGEADDLLAVLAHMRAQPAYADLPLVLAGFSFGTFVLSHVAKRLRDAGETIERMVFVGTAASRWQVADVPENTLVIHGETDDTVPIASVYDWARPQELPVVVIPGAEHFLHRKLHVLKRVVIDAWR; this is encoded by the coding sequence ATGAACGTTCATACGCAGAAATCGCTGATCGCGGGCCCGGTCGGGCAGATCGAAATCGCGGTCGACCTCCCCGATGCCGTGCGCGAAGGCGGCGCCGCGCCGCGCGGCATCGCGCTCGTCGCGCATCCGCATCCGCTGTTCGGCGGCACGATGGACAACAAGGTCGCGCAAACGCTCGCGCGTACGCTGGTGCAGTTGAACTACGTCGTGTTCCGGTCGAACTTCCGCGGCGTCGGCGCGACCGAGGGCGTGCACGACAACGGCATCGGCGAGGCCGACGACCTGCTCGCGGTGCTCGCGCACATGCGCGCGCAGCCCGCGTATGCGGACCTGCCGCTCGTGCTCGCGGGCTTCTCGTTCGGCACCTTCGTGCTGTCGCACGTCGCGAAGCGGCTGCGCGACGCGGGCGAGACGATCGAGCGGATGGTGTTCGTCGGCACGGCAGCGAGCCGCTGGCAGGTGGCCGACGTGCCCGAGAACACGCTCGTGATCCACGGTGAAACCGACGACACGGTGCCGATCGCGTCGGTGTACGACTGGGCACGGCCGCAGGAACTGCCGGTCGTCGTGATCCCCGGCGCCGAGCATTTCCTGCATCGCAAGCTGCACGTGCTCAAGCGCGTCGTGATCGACGCGTGGCGCTAG
- a CDS encoding bifunctional 2',3'-cyclic-nucleotide 2'-phosphodiesterase/3'-nucleotidase, whose product MRLPSLLRHRAPAAAALASLAFLAACNGNDVTAPPSSQAPVGTTATLALLETTDLHTNVLSYDYFKLAADNSLGFERVSTLIAQARKQYPNTLLLDNGDTIQGTALSDYQALVKPVGCDQTLAIYKVMNAAKFDGGGIGNHEFNYGLPYLSQVTGNTFEVDGLPAPAQQKKCAGPNFPQVLANVISAKTNAPLFTPYTILTRTVTATTPDGKTVSAPVKIGIIGFTPPAIMNWDKRWLDGKVYTTGLKEAAEKYIPEMRAKGADLVVAISHGGLDNSAYSPTMENGSWWLSKVTGIDAMLIGHSHQVFPDANSTVSQFNLPGVDKVKGTVNGVPTVMANYWGKHLGVIKLGLKFDGKTWSVDKSQTTVEARPIQNADKSYVAADPSVSAAIAAEHQATIDYVKTPIGSTDYRMNSYFADVGDPGAIQIVNEAQADYVKTYVQANLPQYASLPVLSVSAPFKSGFGGGTDYTDVAPGALAINNAADLYLYPNTVYAVKVSGADVKNWLETAAKRFNRIDPTKATVQPLVSTFPGYNFDMFTSADLAYEIDVTQPVGSRIRNLTYKGAPIDPNAQFIVATNNYRASGGGNFPGLDGSKTIFASPDANRDVLISFIKKRGAITRAADGAQRSWRFTKLASSVAHVQFASAPNRLGDAAAAGLTGITQVAADDGSGKNLATYEIDLTQ is encoded by the coding sequence ATGCGTCTCCCCTCGCTTCTCCGCCATCGCGCGCCGGCAGCCGCCGCGCTCGCCAGCCTCGCCTTTCTCGCCGCGTGCAACGGCAACGACGTGACCGCCCCGCCGTCGTCGCAGGCGCCCGTCGGCACGACGGCCACGCTCGCCCTGCTCGAGACGACCGACCTGCACACCAACGTGCTGTCGTACGACTATTTCAAGCTCGCCGCCGACAATTCGCTCGGTTTCGAACGCGTGTCGACGCTGATCGCGCAGGCGCGCAAGCAGTACCCGAACACGCTGCTGCTCGACAACGGCGACACGATCCAGGGCACCGCGCTGTCCGACTACCAGGCGCTCGTGAAGCCGGTCGGCTGCGACCAGACGCTCGCGATCTACAAGGTGATGAACGCCGCGAAATTCGACGGCGGCGGGATCGGCAACCACGAATTCAACTACGGGCTGCCGTACCTGTCGCAGGTGACCGGCAACACGTTCGAGGTCGACGGCCTGCCGGCGCCGGCCCAGCAGAAGAAGTGCGCGGGCCCGAACTTCCCGCAGGTGCTCGCGAACGTGATCAGCGCGAAGACCAACGCGCCGCTGTTCACGCCGTACACGATCCTGACCCGCACCGTGACCGCGACGACGCCGGACGGCAAGACGGTCAGCGCGCCCGTGAAGATCGGCATCATCGGCTTCACGCCGCCCGCGATCATGAACTGGGACAAGCGCTGGCTCGACGGCAAGGTCTACACGACCGGCCTGAAGGAAGCAGCCGAGAAGTACATTCCGGAGATGCGCGCGAAGGGCGCCGATCTCGTCGTCGCGATCTCGCACGGCGGCCTCGACAATTCCGCGTATTCGCCGACGATGGAAAACGGCAGCTGGTGGCTGTCGAAGGTGACCGGCATCGACGCGATGCTGATCGGCCACTCGCACCAGGTGTTCCCGGACGCGAACAGCACCGTGTCGCAGTTCAACCTGCCGGGTGTCGACAAGGTCAAGGGCACCGTCAACGGCGTGCCGACCGTGATGGCCAACTACTGGGGCAAGCACCTCGGCGTGATCAAGCTCGGCCTGAAGTTCGACGGCAAGACGTGGAGCGTCGACAAGTCGCAGACGACCGTCGAGGCGCGGCCGATCCAGAACGCCGACAAGAGCTACGTGGCGGCCGATCCGTCGGTGTCCGCCGCGATCGCGGCCGAGCACCAGGCGACGATCGACTACGTGAAGACGCCGATCGGCTCGACCGACTACCGGATGAACTCGTACTTCGCGGATGTCGGCGATCCGGGCGCGATCCAGATCGTCAACGAGGCGCAGGCCGACTACGTGAAGACCTACGTGCAGGCGAACCTGCCGCAATACGCGTCGCTGCCGGTGCTGTCGGTCAGCGCGCCGTTCAAGAGCGGCTTCGGCGGCGGCACCGACTACACCGACGTCGCCCCGGGCGCGCTCGCGATCAACAACGCGGCCGACCTGTACCTGTATCCGAACACCGTGTATGCGGTGAAGGTGAGCGGCGCCGACGTGAAGAACTGGCTCGAAACCGCCGCCAAGCGCTTCAACCGGATCGACCCGACCAAGGCGACCGTGCAGCCGCTCGTCAGCACCTTCCCCGGCTACAACTTCGACATGTTCACGTCGGCCGATCTCGCGTATGAAATCGACGTCACGCAGCCGGTCGGCAGCCGGATCAGGAACCTGACGTACAAGGGCGCGCCGATCGACCCGAACGCGCAGTTCATCGTCGCGACCAACAACTACCGCGCGAGCGGCGGCGGCAACTTCCCGGGCCTCGACGGCAGCAAGACGATCTTTGCGTCGCCCGATGCGAACCGCGACGTGCTGATCTCGTTCATCAAGAAGCGCGGCGCGATCACACGCGCGGCGGACGGCGCGCAGCGCAGCTGGCGCTTCACGAAGCTCGCGAGCTCGGTCGCGCACGTGCAGTTCGCATCCGCGCCGAACCGTCTCGGCGACGCGGCGGCGGCCGGCCTGACCGGCATCACGCAGGTCGCGGCCGACGACGGCTCAGGCAAGAACCTCGCCACCTACGAGATCGACCTGACCCAATGA